The following DNA comes from Harpia harpyja isolate bHarHar1 chromosome 20, bHarHar1 primary haplotype, whole genome shotgun sequence.
CAGGGGAGCGCTTCAAAATCCAAAGACAAGCTGGTCGTCAGAGAAGAGGCCGCCTTTTTGTGGTTTCCTACCTCAACAGCAAGAGGTCTTGAATATTACTATTATTAGAATAATTATTCCTGCAGACTAAAAATGGTGTAGCAGCGTAAACCCGCCCTGGAGAATGCGGTTGCAACCTTTAATCCGGTAATGTATTCCCGAAGCTGCGTGTAGCTGACCCCAAAACGCAGTTTCTTTAGCTTGACTTAGGCATTTTGTCTTAAATAGGCTTTTCCATTTGTGTCAcagaaagaattaattttattttcctccttggCAGCTCGGTGAAGCTGAATTCCCGCTGTTTGAAAGGCATTAGCAGGGGTGACGCTGCATTAGGCAATTTGAATTAACCCAATCAAATGCAGCATTGATGAtgggctgggatttttttgtttgtttgacatCAAGATATCTGCCTTGAGCTTTTGGTATTTATTTCAAACGAACCTTCAATTAGAGCCAAAGTGAGTGCTCTTTTTAGTTCAACAGTTCCAGGCTAATGCAATCTTCAGTTAGGAACTTCATTTTGATAGAGGCTATATGACTGTTAGCCGGATCATATTGCACCTCCACGGAGTGCTTCAGATGTGGAGAAGCGTCACACCGACATCGACTAGTTCACAGGGATGAGGTAGACCATTGTCACGGTAACATAAAACCAGACACAGTCCTCTCCAGTTCAATCCTTCCCCTGCCTGGCTGAATTCCCAGCCCCAGGCCAAGCCCTGTAGAATTGCACAGGTCATGATCTAAGGTTAGGGTCTGGTTAGGTGGCTTATTGTGGAAAGTTAAGGCATTTATGTATCAATGCATTAGCAAGTCATCATTTTAAAGCCTATTCTTAATGAGCTTTGAGAAGACAGTGCTGCTCCACagacttctattaaaaaaaaacaaaacaaaactaaaatcccTACCAAAGCTGGGGTTTTGTGCGTGAGCCCATCTAAAGACCTCTTAGCTTGGGTCCCCAGcccaaacccagcatttttgACAAAGTTCTTAAAACTAGAAAAGTCtaggagaaaataaatcaattgtattaaaaatctttttttgaaagCATATAGAATTAAGACACTTACTATAATTTTATTGTGAGAGGAAACAAGGCTATAGCCCCACATTTTCAGACTACTAAACCAATTTAACAGCATTTAAATCAATTAATTTAATAGGCTTCTAAAAGCCTTGACCCCCCCCTTAAACTGACAGCACTGCACATTTCTTTGCAATTCAGAAGCAAGTGGCAGTGTGGTTCCACATGTAGCTATCCTGTGCCCTCACCCCATGAACAGCTTGTGTTTTGTTCTTGAACTAGATCAAGCCTTTCTGTTTTTAACAACTCACCAGTAAGCTGGTGCTGGTTCTTACTCAAATAGCTCAGTGATTTAAATTTTCACAAGTTACCACACAGCTGTCCTTAAATTCTTACCACCCATTGTTGAGAAAACCCAAAGAgtgcaacagaagaaaagcaagaaacaacCTTGTAACTTTTTACAGAACAGTGAGGAAGAGTTGACTTCTTGCTTGGGGGAACTGGAAACATGGtagggaaaaagaatgaaaaactgagaaagtaattttaacaTTAAAGACTTTCTTCCTAGACACTTGCTGCAGATGTCAGTCACACAAAAGATCTCTTTATATAGAGGAAGACTAGTAGGCACTGGGTGTAAGTGGTGTGCATGAtaggcatttatttctttttttaaatctataaCAAAACCTCTTAAAATAGACATCTGGTAGTCAAAACCTTTTccacattttaaatgcaaaattattccaataaaaagatattatttacatttaatttcacATTCTAGAAAGGCTGAGTGGCTACAAAAATAAGTGCTATGACGTAAACACCTTCTACTAACTCCATGCTAAATCCTAACTGGTTTTACAGAGCTATTAGAATTACACAAATACTATTCATTTGATTATAGCTACAGATACTTTGAGGATGCAGAAATACCCAAACCCGGATTAAAATCAATTAGGGTTCACCCACTACCGACAAGTGCACTTGGTAGCTATCATATCTTCGTACTCTTTGTAGACTATGGAGCCATCGGGCTCTATGGTTAGGACGCTCAGTGGGCTGTATTCAGCAGGAACACAGGAGGGCTTTGGAACAGAGGAGTCCAGTTTCTCATATATTATGTTCTGTACCATTGTGTGTACCGGAGAGCCATAACGATGCCCGACAACCCTTGGGCAGTCACCTTTACAATACTGAGGGCTGTACCTGTGTGGTGCTATTATCCATTTGTCCCATTTTAGTTGGCTAAAACTTAGACGGAAGTTGTGAAGCTCACACTCGTTTTGAGGGAACAGAAattgtttgaaatatttgctCAAATTATGAGGTGGAGTTGCTGGTGCTTCTTTAAGATTCTCAGCTCTTCGCTGTCGAGAGGCCCTTTTACCTTGTGAATTCTCCTTTCCTTTGCCACCCGTAGGATCAACAAGCGGACTGTTCCTTTGCCTGGGCCACACTGggtttttccttctgtgtctAAGTGAGTTCCACCTGTGATAAGCTTGCTCACTGGTATCATTCAGATAAAGAAGAAGAGAAGGGGGAAGCAGTGCCATATTAATTGCATTTTCCAGTTTAGTGTTCTGTTGTGGATCACCCATCAAACAAGTGACATTCACAGCCATATGAATATTCCTCCTGTTAGTAGCAATTAGAGGCTGGAGAAAAGAAGTCACATCAATCTCAACCCACTTGCGTTTTCTAACTTCAAATTGCAGGCTAAAAGGTATAGAGTGCGAGAGGCTGGGACACACTTGGCTAGAAGAATCATGCTCCTTAACAGATAAATGGCACATGCACGTAATGGAAGAAGAAATGGGAACTGATGTGTCAAAGGAATAGAGCAAGACAGACTTGAGTAAGTGCTCTAGAGCAGTAACACGATCCAGGTTGAAGAGTAAATCCACCAAGTGAACGTCTCctgagaagggaaacaaaatctTGTCAAGTTAATGCATCTTAATTTTCCACCTAGACATGAATAGTATCGTGTAGTGGAGAAGTAGTAATaattcagcagcagaagaaaccaATTTAGATGCCCTCCCTTACTTTTATTATATGGAATTTCTACTTCAGTCAGGGACATAAGATTTAAGAGTTAAGAAATgacagcaaaaccaagaaaacccaTGATTTTAAGAGGTATTAGgattcatttcattaaaaatatagtaCAGGAGGAAGTTAGCAGTTGTCTTTTCAGTGTTTATATGAGGAAACAGGAACTAGATGCTCCCAATTATACAAGCCATGAAATTAAATAGCTAAAGTTTTAAAGTGAATGCTTTCAGAGCTTTTTAGCATTAACTCCAGTTATTCTTCCTACTCATATATTTTCTCCTATTTAAATCTCTTGACCAGCAGCTGCCAGCAAGTCTGAGTAATAACAAGGCAGAAATTTATTTATTAGcactactttaaaaaattatcattCTTTCATGGGAgtcactttgctttgcttttatgaAGCAGAACCAGAGCTTCCAAGTTATTCTGAACACACATTCCTGTCCCATTCACCCCTACTGTAAGATACACTACTCTTATCTTTTCCCCAATGTTAAGAATTTTCTGGCATTCTTTGAATTTGCTCCAATTTCCATCTTATTTTGGGATCAATGAACCCATTGCCTGGCCTGTTTTCCAGACGTTGACATAGCCTATGtttaatatattgctttttttacTACTCGccactgtattttttctgtgattaGAAATTGTTCATTTTCGACCACACAAGTGCGTTAAGTGATCTCTTCAAACTTACATAGGCCAAATAATAAGAAATCAGATGAGGGCTCTATAGACCTTGATAGACTTATATTTCCTGTATTAATGATTTTTTCTAAAATCATGAATTTGTATAACCTCAATAATTGTAGGAAGTTGGTTCAGATTCAGTCTGCTACTTTAATTATTACTACATTTAGGATATATAATCACAAGATTAACTGTTAAGTGTTAGTATATTTATGAATCCATAGATTATGCTATGCCAGGAAATTTTAGTCATaaacattgatttatttttattttatttttccgtAGTGAATGCTTCTTAACTGAACCTCGGTCTCAAAGTGCTGTTACTGTGCACAGGTATGATGTTTGTGTTTAAGGTTATCTGTCTTTCTAAGTAAAAAAATCCAAGTCAGGAGAGCTCGGATCACTTGTCAGCCATCACAGAATTAGAACTAAAGGCCAAGGATTTCTAGCTGCTGTTGCTGGGACCAGCCCATTAAGAAAACTGTGAAACCACAGTAAGTTGCAAAGTGCCCAGCCATCCTAGTTTTTCAGTCCTGAGCCCAATTTACAAGTAGTTCTGCTCTTCCCTTCAGGATATTCACACATTTGGGTTGTGATTCTTCCCTAGCAACTGTACAAGGCAAGGAGAAAAGTCATCTTGCAATGGCATTCTGGCAGTTTGTTACAAGTCTTAttacagtgctgtgtttctgtggccttgaaaaaagccaaaccaagaTGGGCAGCAGAAGGAAACACAATGCCCATTATGCCTAACCATTTTGTCCACTTTTCTTACTTTACTTAGAACTGATTGTAGAGTTTTCTGTGACTCATAGAACTGATTGTAGAGTTTTCTGTGACTCATAGTAAGATGAGTCAGCCTGAAACATCACTATCATCTTGATCGTAGTACCATTTGTGTGGCATTTCCCAAACTGTGGAGAAGTCTATGTCTAAGCCATTCAAGAATAAGTAGGTTATGAAACACTCCTACAGTTTAAGAAAAGAGCCATCAGGATTGAAATAGCAACAACTCTAAAGAAataagatatttttatattatgcTGCAATTACAGAACACACAGAAAGCCCCCCTTTAACCTTTGCAACTCAGGTCACCCCACACCTACCTTTCATTAGGTCCCTGTGGTGGTGCTTGCATTCAGAACACGGAGTGAAAAGTCGTACAGTGTTATAGAGGTGGCTTTTATTAGCCTTTGGGATTCCCTCCTTGGTAGCAGACATCTTATATAGCCTCTTCATGTACCGAAGGGCTCTGGACCCTGGCTGTAGCCTGGGGGCCTCACTTTCCCAGTTCTGGTGTCCCCGGTCAGACAGCACCTTGagaaggggaggcaggagggcatATCCACGTCTCATGCCTTTTGGCAGCTGCAACAATGGATGTAGCTCACTGGCGTTGTCCTCAGGGGCTACCGATAACCCAGAGGTCTTGTCAGAGACTACACGATCCCTGGAGCGAGGGGAGCACTGGATGCTAGAAGAAAGCCAATGAAGACAGCAatagaaacaaacacaaattctCCAAGTACTCTCCATGCTTTTTAGGGTTGCAGCCAAAAAAAATGCCTCCTCTAAAATATTCAAGGAAAAAGAGTACCTGAGCCCAATCCCTTATATATGTTGCAGCTGTGGAATGGGAGGGAGGTTTCCTTCTGATCAGGAACCAAAGAGAAAGATCTGCAGCTGGCTACTGAAACCACATGCTTGTTTGCATTTAGGCTAGAGCCTTTGCCCATTAAAGCATATTATAAAAAACCCCCCTTATTCTGAGAGTTAACCTTTTTCACATGGTAAATTACAAAACAAGAGTGAGTGCCAGCCTCCAGAGGGAGCTGGGGAGACAAGTTAGTATTGGCTAGCCTGTCTAAATCCatatttatttgcagaaatatATATAAAGCTAAATACTATTGCTCTTAGCAATAATagctaataaaaaagaaactttttcattttgttaacgTATTTCTCACATTTCACTTCCCTATAACAGTAACGTCCACCTGAGAGAGAGGTAACTGTGACTATAGTACCATCAGATTTGTTTTCATTCCAGCACACAGCACGTATTTCCTCCAGTCTGAGGTAAGGCATCCAAAAAGCAGAGTGCTTTTTCAGTCAGTATCAGATATCTGTGGAGTGTGCTCCAAAAGACTCCAAATGGAGTAATATTGATTGCatcagaaatattcagaaactCTTGTAGCTGAACATAACTACAGGGATGGGGTTTAGTTTTAATTaggaaaatacagggaaaaaaaaatgttttcatgacAGTTGTTTTTAGTTAGAGCTATGCTGTCAATAATCGAGTGAAATGTCACCCATAATCTAAATTTCACATCTTAAGGCTTCTGAGTGAGGATTCCTTGTTCAGAGAGTATTTAATTAACTTACAAAAATGTCAGTCTGGCGTTCTTTGATTTGGAGTGGAAGGTTAATTCAGATAACAATCTATGATATGAAACAATATAACCTTTTCTGCTAGGTTTCTTAAAGCTGATTTGGTTATGTTAAGAGGGGGATACTGTCACTTCTAAGGTCAGCTATGTTTAAACTGTTTT
Coding sequences within:
- the GDF9 gene encoding growth/differentiation factor 9 — encoded protein: MESTWRICVCFYCCLHWLSSSIQCSPRSRDRVVSDKTSGLSVAPEDNASELHPLLQLPKGMRRGYALLPPLLKVLSDRGHQNWESEAPRLQPGSRALRYMKRLYKMSATKEGIPKANKSHLYNTVRLFTPCSECKHHHRDLMKGDVHLVDLLFNLDRVTALEHLLKSVLLYSFDTSVPISSSITCMCHLSVKEHDSSSQVCPSLSHSIPFSLQFEVRKRKWVEIDVTSFLQPLIATNRRNIHMAVNVTCLMGDPQQNTKLENAINMALLPPSLLLYLNDTSEQAYHRWNSLRHRRKNPVWPRQRNSPLVDPTGGKGKENSQGKRASRQRRAENLKEAPATPPHNLSKYFKQFLFPQNECELHNFRLSFSQLKWDKWIIAPHRYSPQYCKGDCPRVVGHRYGSPVHTMVQNIIYEKLDSSVPKPSCVPAEYSPLSVLTIEPDGSIVYKEYEDMIATKCTCR